The following are from one region of the uncultured Hyphomonas sp. genome:
- a CDS encoding DUF2971 domain-containing protein produces the protein MLNFEQLQALNYAAGAADYSTKIIHYTSEDNLYRILESNELWFGRIDQMNDASEYSHYFNVVEEVITKLVPGVPAPMLNQLFQQVDQQVRGAAFISSWCEYSDEFSEGSLQMWRAYGNSGAGIAAVVDSSSLQPSALTPNKFGFFVNSSKVQYVRTDEVESIANELLDKIRSSGVLSSIPNSEVILGPMLVAKAPTSKHHAFREEKEVRFLALPNFARQAGRFFPENCMREVKHDNKTRAFFALPLINWEQFEFDLRLSTVLKKVLIGPLRNPEERKQRVRRKLDSVGLQHVETEIVDIPLRE, from the coding sequence TTGCTGAATTTCGAACAGTTGCAGGCGTTGAATTATGCGGCAGGTGCCGCAGACTATTCCACGAAAATCATTCACTACACGTCAGAGGATAACCTGTATCGCATCCTTGAAAGTAACGAACTTTGGTTTGGTCGAATTGATCAGATGAATGATGCGTCCGAGTACAGCCATTATTTTAATGTGGTCGAAGAGGTCATCACAAAACTAGTCCCTGGTGTCCCTGCGCCAATGTTGAATCAACTGTTTCAGCAGGTTGATCAACAGGTGAGAGGAGCTGCGTTTATATCGTCTTGGTGCGAATATTCGGATGAATTTTCCGAAGGAAGCCTACAAATGTGGAGGGCGTACGGGAATTCTGGTGCAGGAATTGCGGCTGTTGTGGATAGCTCCAGTCTTCAACCATCTGCTTTGACGCCCAACAAATTTGGATTTTTCGTCAATAGTTCCAAAGTGCAATATGTCCGGACGGATGAAGTTGAATCAATCGCCAATGAGCTGCTTGACAAAATTCGGTCGTCGGGAGTTCTCAGCTCGATTCCAAACTCAGAGGTGATACTTGGCCCGATGCTAGTGGCCAAAGCTCCAACATCCAAACATCACGCATTTCGAGAAGAAAAAGAAGTTAGATTCTTGGCACTCCCAAACTTTGCCAGGCAAGCTGGACGGTTTTTTCCTGAAAACTGTATGCGCGAAGTGAAGCACGACAACAAAACCCGAGCCTTCTTTGCTCTTCCGTTGATCAACTGGGAGCAATTTGAATTCGATCTCCGTCTTTCAACGGTTCTCAAGAAGGTCTTGATTGGCCCTCTACGCAACCCAGAAGAGAGGAAGCAGCGAGTAAGGAGAAAACTGGATAGCGTAGGTCTACAGCATGTAGAAACGGAAATTGTAGATATACCTCTTCGGGAATAA
- a CDS encoding DUF3008 family protein has translation MSAQQIPEQQAAGLALAARRGRAPKWHLKGQAKKMYDELSMEELEAIAEPDEDGETGQKPS, from the coding sequence ATGTCTGCACAACAGATTCCCGAACAACAGGCCGCCGGACTTGCGCTTGCTGCACGCCGGGGCCGTGCCCCGAAATGGCACCTGAAAGGCCAGGCCAAGAAGATGTATGACGAGCTGAGTATGGAAGAGCTGGAAGCCATCGCCGAGCCCGATGAGGACGGCGAAACGGGGCAAAAGCCCTCGTAA